DNA from Bombus vancouverensis nearcticus chromosome 14, iyBomVanc1_principal, whole genome shotgun sequence:
TAGCTCCGTTGCCTGCGATCTTGATTCCAGACCTCGATACGTCTCCAATTTCATTTCGCCTTCGCTATGCACGTCCTTTTCACTTCTCCAAGTTAATAGATTTAGCTTGACCTTGGTGTTGCAATTAAAGTATTCGTGACCTCGAAGAAGTAAACTTCGGAGGATTACAATTTAAATAGATTTATGGAAATAATATATCGACGAAGAAATGTTGTAATGCTCGGTCATTTTTGATGTTCCAAGTGTTTTTATTCGAAACGATCATAGAGTTTAGTTAAAAGAACGGCAAGATTCACGAAATTCGAGTTGATGCTTTTAACCGGAAGCGACGGTCGCACCGATCGAGAGAAAAATGCGTCGCATGAAAGTTGTATCCCTCCTCTGAAGTAGCGGAGTCTGTATACTTTGTATATAACTGTACTAAACTGTCGAAAAACTTTAAGAGTGAAAATTAAAGAAGAGAGCTGTGCCTACATATTATGCGCGATGCGGAGAAAGGTTTCAAAGCGAATCGCACGATCGAGAACCTCGTCGTTTCGTTTTAACGATAATTACATTCTGCGATTAGACTTTGACTCgattgtttctgttgcattttCGTGGAGACCGCGAATAATCTACGTGTAATTCGTATAATTACGTATAATATTGTATACGTATacaataatttgtataattcgtGTCATTCCGTCTATTTTAGTCGCAATAATATTCAGTGCTGCTTTTGgaaatatttgcaataattCGTGCTACAATTTCAAATAAAGTATCTACCACGAAATGTGCTCTAATTTCCAGTATAATTGCCACTTGAAACGGACACTAATGGTGGAAAAATTACTCGCCACGTGTTCTTACTAACGATATTGTAATCTTCCTCGGTAGGTCGAGCTTAGAAACCGATAAGGCGGGTCTTGATGGGACTAGCGACGATAAAAACGATAAATAACTCGTTCCGTTAATTGCGTTTCTGATATTTTTTGCGTCTATGAATCACTACTATTACGGAGGATTCTCCCTTTCGAGTCAGCGAAAATTTATTCGATTCCCAGGATAGAACCGGGCTGAGATCTCCGCGAAATCCTATTTCCATTTTAATATGGCACCCATTTAAATTCATATAACCGTCAAGATTACGTTCGACCGTGTATCTTCTTCTAATCTTGCGATAACAAAGATCCAAAGTATGATCAAGTTAGTAAAAAGGAATGAGGAAAAAACATTGAATTTGTCACGACGGGaagaagataaaagaaaaagagagaaattagaaaaataacgAAACGATGAACGAGAGACACGATCGTGCGATCCTCGATGATTCTACACCTACGGGGGTTGAGGATCGTCGCAATCTAAGTGTAACACGTTTCTGTAAACGTAACAGAGAAGAAATAATAGCGGAAGCGATTCGTCGTGCAGCGCACGCGCTTTCCACCAGTATCCTCGATTCAAAGTTTTCTTATCTAGTATACAGTCGTGTGTACAGGACCACAGACGGGAATCGTCGACGTCAATGCGTCTCCGAAGCTTGTCACATCTCCCGCCTAACGGCCAACGATCCTCGAACTTGGTTCTAGTCGAcattaattaaaaacaaaaaaaaaaaagaaggaaaataatGAAACGATCTTTTCGAAACGATCGCGATTCGTTCGAAATATCGGCGACCAGGCCAAGTTGAAGGAATTTTTTATCGGCGACAAAAGACCGATCGTATCTAATGTCATTGTATTGTTGTGTAATTTGTCAGATTTTATCGATCGTAACGTTCGCGTCCGCACAAATGCGAACACCTAAAGAAACGGAACCGTTTACAGGAATCTCTCGTGTGTCCCTCCTTGCCAGTCTAAGCTCTCCTGTTTCACGGttttcaattttctatcgaAACGCTTGCGACAGGCGTGACAGCAGCTCTGACAATCGCACCTAATCCGATCGAACGATTAAATTCACGCGTCTGTCAGCGCGATAATCCCGCGATCTCCGCTTTGGCACGTTCTAATCGATGCGATACCTGATAAATGTTGCACGACACCTGGGAGAATTTATTAATGTCTGTATAACAAAGAATGCGTACACGTTTCAAGCTATTCGATAGTCGCAATAGGTGTGACTACACCGAAAGAAGAGGAATTCGAATAGCTCGAACGTGGAATGTTCTATCCAATATTCAGGATACGTAGCGTATTCGATATCTAGATGTTTTTAATATCTAGAATAGCGACAGCAGGAATTTCAGCTACAATTGGCATTCAATTTTCAGAGCTCTCGGCGACCTACGCCACTTTATAGCAATCCTTGTCCACACATTTTCCAAATAGTCTCATTCGGTGTCTAATTTTTCCTCCGCGATAATTCAGAACCCTTAGTCACCTTGTATGTCACACGACTGTCTAGTTTATTCCAGTTTCTTATACTATATAGAAAATTACACTGTGTACTGTGCGAGTAAGATAATACAACATTTGAATAATGTATAGATTAAACGATAGTACAATATGAAGACAAATTAACGAATAGCTTCGTTTTATCTCCCACGTGTCGTCGCATTAGCGAGCTCCCGAACACGCTTCGAAGTCCTCGTGCCCGCAATTCGGCTCGGCACTTCAGTCAATTAAACTCACTCTCGCGAGAGTCGGATGCGGGCCAGAGAAACGCAGAACACCAAGCGGAATTACATACGCATAACTATACACTACGATATAGTAGACACGCTCGGAATTTATCATCGGCATGTCGGCATATCAGTTGGGTCAAGGAGcctcgtttctctctctctctctctctctctctctctctctctccctctcctttCAATTTCCTTGATTCCATCTCTTATTACCGTATCTTCCAACCATCTTATACGTTTTTTCTTATCTCTTATTATCTGCAATTTCTTCCTTCGGTTAAAGAGAGGTCGTTTCGCGTCTCTTATGCTTTTGCGTCAGCGTGGATCAATTGACCCTTTTTATGGAGATCGACGCGTGTTGCTGAGCGATCCATCGTTGAAAAACAAGTGGAAAGATCGATCATGCGTTCTGAAAAGATCGTTGTGGATTATTCATGCAGATTTTTTGAAACTTTTGAAATTTTAGTTTAGAATGAAAATCACGGAAATTGGGAGATCTTAAGCGATGGAACCGAATAAAAGGATGGTCCCATAAGCTTTTGTTCGGGCTATGTAAATATCGGACATCTGCCTCTTATCCGTTCGCTCTCCGAACCTGAGCCAATATTGCTCTTCCCCGCTCCAATGTCGCATAATTAATTTTTGTCCATCGATATTCCGAGTCTGTAACTCTTTTCAACAGAGCCGAGGGTTGGGGATAGAACGTTAATATCGTACTTGTTTCCAGGTTATCGGTTTTCCTTAAAAACCAGATATGAAATATGAAGTGTGTAACAGGCAGCACATATCTATCGTCAAAAATCCTGCAGAATTCGTAGAACTTATTATGACTGGGACCTGATGACTATTTACGAGATACGCGAACATATACCTCGCGATGCCCTTTCCTTCAAATTGTCGCTTCATTTCCTAAACTTTGTTTAGTTTTCCTAGAACTTTTTACCTTTTATGTTAAAACACTCTGCTGACtatctttccttctcttttctgtCGAAGTCTACAAAACGATATTTTTCCGTATCATTGAAAGAACGCTCCATAACCCGATTGACGAACGATGGTGAATGATAGACAAAATTTCTGATCGAAACACCAAAAAGCCGATTTTTCATACACTTCTTAATCTTCTATGTGAACGGAACCTTGCAGTTACATGTCAGAACATCGTAGCGCGCTGACGGATGATGACGCCATAAAACAATATCAATTCCCTAGTTCATTTTCGCGGAAAGGACCGCTCACATGTTAGTTCACGAACTACGATCGCCTGCGATGCGAGTTACTTTActcgaaataatttttcttacagTAAGTTGAACGATATATTTTTCCTGGTGCTCCTTCAACGGGAGCGAACGTCACGTTTTTTCTTAACGACGAAACTCTCTCCTTCGTGTTACGTGCCGATACTTTTCGCACTGTTATCCTCGCGTCGTTAGGCCCGGTGCAAAACGAGCGACTTTTGTCGTTGCGATATCGCTGCGATCGTATATCTGTCTGCGTTGTTTTTAACTGAGAAGACAAAGAAAGACATGCGATTACAGCGAGATCGCAACGATAAAAGTCGCTCGTCTGCGTCAAACCTTGTCGTATTTTCCCCCTGTAATAATTTTAATGGTAAACAAAGAAAAGTACTTGTTtaaaaataagataataattgACAAGTGATAAATGGCAAATGACTTGCAAAACAATCAACGACCATTTGCACTTGTGTTTTTTACGATAACGTCAGAAACTTTCGGTCGTTATAATTGcacagaaagaaaaaaaaacaccttaaatattaatttttggcGATATTCCGTAACACGGCGACTCGAGAGAGTTCATCGAACGATCTAGTCGAGCGTTTCCTTTTTCAGCTTTTATCCTTGTCTAACGACTCTTTTTCGATTGATGTATGTTCGTACTTTTTACGCACGATGTAAACACACCTCTTTACGCAACAACCTTTTTCATGCGTGTGATCTATTTGAgagaaaaaagatacaaaaaaaagaaaaaaagaataaaaaaaatgcgAATGCAAAACCGTCATACGTTTCTCAGAGTTTTGAGACATATACTAATGTACTTAAACCATCTGTGAGTCTGCCTCGTCTTTTATAAAGTTCTTGCTATATTCAACCGATGGTGGTATTTATTTCGTTCAACCTCTCCATCTACGATTTAAGTATTAATCTTTATGATAAACAGTCTTACAAACTACTATTACTACAATTGCATGAACATCTATAGTTACTTGCTTTTTGCTTTAAAAAACTTACGTTCTCTTGTACTTCGTCCGTTCGCATTCTATATTAGACAATTTAGGATGATATcaattttcgtaaaaataacaTAGCAGAAGATATCAATAAAAATGTTCCAACCAAAACCAATTACATTCCATGACTGAATCAAATCAGAAACAGACATATTGTACCATGAACTGCACAATTTCTGGGAAAAAGTTCAAAAAATGAATTTGGCCATCTTTTTAAGAAACAAACTCTGCGCTATTACAACCTAGTGCCTCCCTCCCGCCCACAGAAAACATCAGGAGggttttaattattattcattaatgCAAGTTATCAAAGTCAACGGAACatagttaaaaaaaaatgtgAGAACTGataccatttttaatttatactgTATATCTAACAATTTATCCATAACTATGATAGTGAAAGtgcataattatttattatataattatattatataattattaaagtcAATCATTAATCAGCAAAGACGATAGTCGTGTTGCGGCCGTGGCGATATACAGATTATCGTATCAcaattttatcatattataatcGCTACCATCTTTGGATCATTAATTTTTTCCAACAATTTTCTACACGCAGTCGCAGAAAAGTTAAAAGtaactatatacatacatgcgCACCTAGCGAACACCGAATTCATTCAGTTCCTGTCGTCGTGGCTGTAACGTTTGTTTGTTATTTTAAGGTTATGTTTTCcacaagaaaaaagaagaaaaatgtctTGAAAAAAATGTGTTCTGTGATGACGTTCAAGTGATCTTTCATGactttaaaaatttgttacctaattttaaaaaatttttattttacaagaaAATCTCTTTGGATGTGAAGATCGTCGTAATACAACGAGTTGCCTGCCTCAATACCGAAATAGTATTAAATAAAAGTGTCTTCTAAAGTCATTATCAACTAATACATCGAATGAATTATTTTTCTCATACTTGTCAttaataagataaaaataagatcTTTCTAGAGGTTATATTTTGCAATTGTAAAATTTTGAACATAAGAAAGAACAGTTCTACTCCCATATGCTGTGTAtgcacattttctataaaaaaattaactaATTTTAAAAAAACAGACTAAAAACGGCAGTGCAAGAGCAAAAAATTCATCAGCAAGGTCATTTGACCTATTTAGACCCACTGTTGATGAATGACAAAACACAGAACATGTTGAGCCAAAAATTAAGTAACAGAAGGTTGTTAGTTGATCTACTTGCACTGATGTTTGGGCTTGGTGCATGGATTGGTGTGAATGGTATATATGTTCAACTACCACTTCTTGTGAACAATGCTCCAGAAGGATGGAGTCTTCCAGCTCATATGGTTATGCTAGTACAATTTGCCAACTTGGGACCAAtactatatacattatatataaagtatgtatatgttaaaaataatattttcagttTATAATATATGAATATTACAGCTcactaaatatatgtatatatatatatatatatatattatttttctgttttaGATATAGTAAATGGGCATGTGATAAATACATTACCTATGTCCTCCTAGCAGCAGGAGCACTATCTACTATTATATTAGCTTTTGTATATAATAAAACAACGATAATATTTGGCAATGAGCATTCCACTGCTTTGCTGTCATTGATGTTTGTAACTGCAATTGTTGGATGTACCAGTTCAGTTCTTTTCATGCCATACATGAGGAACTATAGAGAAATTTATTTAGTATCCTATCTTGTAGGAGAAGGACTTAGCGGATTTGTGCCGAGTGTAGTGGCATTAATCCAAGGTGTTGGTGGAAACCCAGAATGTTTAAATAATACTAAAGCTGAGTCTACTCGTGTAGAACTCACACCTTATTATCCAGAACCCCGATTTTCAAGTCagactttctttatttttattggtaCTTTGTTGTTTTTGTGTTACTTAGCTTTCTTGGGACTGAACAATTTGTCTATTGCCATTGGAGAGCGTGTGAAACATCCAGCAAGCATGGAAACATTGCCAACAGATACAAGAGCACCTCCTAGTTATAAAACCAATTCTGGTTGGACTATGTCTAAGGaagtatattcatatttattaattatgatGGCAGTGGTTTGTTTCTTAGGTAATGGTACATTACCAAGTATTCAATCATATTCCTGTTTACCATATGGAAATGTTGCGTATCATTTAACTGTTACATTGTCATCAATGGCTGGTCCATTGGCAATGTGTCTAGGTTTTGTTATTAAAATGCCAAAAGTGAGTTTCCTATCTGGCCTGATGGTTATTCTTATAGCACTTTCTGGTTTTGTTTGTTTCTTAGCTATCGAATCACCTACGCCACCTCTGCAATATAGTTGGGTGGGTGAATTTCTAGTAGTCCTATCTTGGATATTAATTAGTGGTTTAATAGGATTTATAAAATTGGGTATCACAACATTATTTAGACCTGATCCTGGTAGGGGTCTATATTATACTGGTGTTGCAACTCAAGTTGGATCATTAGTAGGAGCAATAATAACATTTGTTTTAGTTAATCATGCAAAACTATTCCATTCTTATTCACCATGTTCAATGACTTCAGTACATTGacgtttaatataaataattttattagagaaaatggtataaaattaattaagaaaacaaaatatatttcttagCTCTTGTTACTTATGATACATATACATGAAAGAGCAGGGTCTTATCATTTTTTAGTCTTATAAATCTAGGGGGTGGAACTAGTTGATTTACACAAGTAGGAATTAGTTcagattttataattttgatctTAAACACAATTGCAATTCCAAAGTTGATTTTATAGATTACTAGTATTAAACCTGCTTATACTCTAAGCTGTAAAATATCAAGAAgatgaatttttatgaaacaAATGATTTAAGACAAATAgctaaaatgaatttttatctCCATTCTGACCTTGATTCACATAAATGTACAAGACATAAATGTACTTAAAATATAGCTCTgtatatttaaacaaaattgtTTTGTACATAGAATgtacaattataatatatttattataatatatttgtcTATATAAAAACATGTCACAATGAATGCTATATTTACCATTGATTTTACTACAAAAATGTACAATGTTTAGTTTTATGACGATATATGATCTAATAATCTTggatattaaaatatacttcATAAAATGTTTGATTATCATTAAGTCAATTGAAAGAGGTATGATtgttcaaattttatattttatctgataaattttattgtatGGATTAAGAAAGACCTGAAGCCAGACATCTCATGACTTCATCATATCAGTTTCCCTGACATGAATATATTCAATGCTGTACAATCTTGATTAACAATCTGGTACTTTTTATAATAgttttataatcatatataatataaagtgAGATTCTTAGTGAAAATATCTTATTTCAGTTGTTATATTTGAAGAATTAGGTGAGAATATTAggaaaatattatgaaaaagtaTTATATGATGGTTAATACTACCAAATTATTAATGTTTTGTTCATTATGCAGGGATGTTATACaggaatatataaaaatttgcttTTCTTACAGTAAATGGCAAAATGACAGATATTGCACAAGTCTCAAATAGATGCTATAAAGAAACTTATATTGTGCATTTTCTTATAATATTATTCGGCATATCTGCTTGGATTGGTATCAATgggatatttattcaaataccaGTGCTTATCGCTACTTCTCCTGAAGGTTGGACATTACCAGCTTATCTAGTATTAGCAATACAAGCTGCAAATTTTGGACCTTTACTTTATGCAATCTTGCAATACTTTCAATGTAAACTAAATGAACCTTGGTTGATACTATGTTTATTGGTATCAGGAACTTCGGCAATGGGACTTCTAAGCTTCTTTTATTCagagaaaataattattgctGGTGATGAATACTGTTTGGTACTATATGTTCTAACATTTTTCAATGCCCTAGTAGGTTGCTTTAGTTCTGTATTATTTATGCcatattttcgaaattttaatgAAAGATGTTTAACATCCTACTTTATAGGAGAAGGATTAAGTGGTGTACTACCAAGTGTTATTGCTTTAATCCAGGGAATTGGAGATACTTTAGAATGTGCAATTCTTAAGAATAATAGTAACATAGAATCTCCACATTCGTTTGATCTATATTTTCCCCCAAAtgtgtattttcttttcatttctgttattttatttctatctttaaCTGCTTTTgctattttagaatattttttggATGTTCAAAACACAAAACAATTTCATAATACTAGCAGCATAGTATTAAATGAGAAACAAGCAAATGTTTCTCATGATCATTATCTTAATGGCACACAAAAAGTGGACCATTATTTGATAAATAATGACAGGCATCTGACTAAACAaacacaaaattatttatttacattgctTGGTATTTTTTGCTTTTTGAGTAATGGTTTCTTCCCTAGCATACAATCTTACTCTTGTTTACCTTATGGAAGTATAGCATACAAATTATCAATCACTTTTGCTCAATTTGCAAATCCGTTTGTGTGTTTATTAGCATTCTGGTTAAAGGTATCAAATGTAAAAGTTATTAATTTCTTATCTGTAATATGTTTAATCATTGGAAGTTTTGTTACATATTTAGCATTAATGTCTCCATCTCCACCATTACAAGCAACAAAACTTGGCATTTTTCTAGTTATTATATCATGGGTGATTTTGATAGGACTTACttcttatttaaaattaatcatTGTATCAGTATTTAGAACTACAGTATTGCCCAATATACTCTTTAAAGCAGGTGTAATTATGCAAATAGGATCTGCAAGTGGtgcaatattttcatttataacaATTAACTTTACAAATTACTTTGAAATGCATGATGATTGTGCGTAAATTGAAAATTGATATTGTCAATGTGATATCTTATATCTATTTTCATATGCTGTATATACAGAATGATacttattataataatacattCATTGAGACATGTATTTAATTGATTTATGCATATATAAAAGTGTAACAATAATTCTTTTTATCAGTGTAGCTTTGAACAAAGAAAACAATAGAgcatataaatttacatttataaagatatttttataattgtacaTGTGCCtgcatttataaattaaaagatataggCAAATGAATAATACAAAGCAACTGTACAAATGAATCTTAAAAAAAttagatataaaaagtatataaataaccaatttgttttatttcaaGTATTGCCTCCCAATTGCCATATATGTACTTATGATATGTTtgttatacatgtacatatattctACTGGTTTCGAATTATATTTTCGTGAAGAAAAATCATTATATGTATGCATCATAattgtttataatatataagaattgatatattttttcaaacaaGTAAAAACGAATGTTTACaattgtattttaaaatttaatgatTGTCAAttgattgttaataaatattatgttaattCAGAGAAATACTTCTTTTATACGAAATATGTGGAAGCGATATGTAAACGTtgtgaaattttatatatagcGATTTGTAATAATTTGCAAGTATAATAAAATCAACGTAAAAGTAATTTAAACTTCGAATATATGTTGCCAGCCCTGCTCTTGAGAGATAGTTGTGAAATGAACGAAAATGGAGGTGATAGTGAGTCATGCGCATTCAAGGCTGTGTCGCGCACGAGACCAAAACGGTAAATAATAACGTCAGTAAAAAGCAACCATTACgtttattttttgttattacGAGCTGAATCGCTAGAACGTTTAACAGTATATCGAATGATATTGTTTAAAAACGTAACGTTCAACACTGGCTTTTCTAGACTAAAATGTGCGATGAAAACGAGAGTTGTACTCGAATTGATACCGATCAAACGAACCCCCAATTATCTCTATCAGATCTTCCAGTCGAGGTTTGTatagataaatattatacataaaatattatacatataaatattatacgtaCGTACTTTTGATTAATCAAAGAAATGTATATTCTAAAAAGCATGTATATACGTTAAAAGTtagtattatttgaaataattgaaaaaatttttatttttttaataatatttatagagTAACAGttgtttgaatatattttagcaaatatgtttgattaatataatacaataactTGTAAAGAATATTATATGCTATGTATATCGACTGTTTACAAACAATGAAATGGGTGttatttaaatacatttaaaTATCGTAAATAAACATGATGGGAGAGATATACATCAAGCAACAGTAGAAAGCTGAATAAACTCGTTTAGCAGCGATCTGTAACGAActactttaaaaaataaatggaaCGTTGAAAAATTTTATCGAAACATTAGTAAATCGTGGACGCCATTTTTAAATACcatttttaaatactttgcACAGCATATTTAAAAATCCGACTGTGATGTTATGTACGAACATAAAACTACATTTAAATGGGTCCTCAGTAGAAAGTATGTGTATTTTCTAatagtaattaatatattttcgtTGTTATATTTCAGATATTTCTTCACATCTGTTCCTTCCTAGATGCATCTACATTAGTACATGGCTTGAGTTTAGTGTGCAAACAATTTCATCAAATTTTAAATGACAACTCACTGTGGAAAGTGAGGATTACTAAGATTTGGCCAGATACTGGTTACCCAGTCTTGCCTCCTGGTTAGCTCAAATTGATAGCATCTTGCGCCTTGCACAACCAATCATTCTGTAAATAAATAAGACACCATCTATTACTGTATCCAATAATTAGTTTTAGTTTATGTTTTTCACGATAAAAAACATTAACTTAGAATCAAATTTTCACATACTACATTTTATAATGAGACTGGTTTGCAAGTAATCATATTTTGGTTAACATGGAAAAATAtgatttacaaaaatttatgaaaagctatattaatatttaacaacATTGCATTTAACTTTCTACTTAAAATGTATTCTCTTACATATTAATAATGTTTGCTGATAATCATTTATATCTTCCTCATTGaaactatattttttttttaagttgaaGATGATGAACTGTTTTGGAAGTTATCATGTGTTGCATTGGAAAAACAAACATCATTATGGAGAAAAGAAAATGTCACTATGGAGAAGTTATCACTTGATAATGTACAATACAGTACTATCGATGGCTTGTTATTAATGCAGGctagtataatattttataatattcattcAATGTTACGcctttataattttacaatatattaATATGTGTACACAGGGtggaaatatttgtatatcaGGAGCTAGAGATCGATCCTTAGTATGTTGGAAGCTCCCTACAAAagaaaacgagagagaaagTTACACGAGTATAGAGTTTGCTCATAATGGATGGATTTGGGATCTAGCAGCAATAGATAATACAGTCTATAGTTGCAGCTGGGATCAAAGTGTCAAAGCATGGACGCTTACTAGCACCGGTCTTGCTCACTTCAAAACTTATGAGATGTACATGAAAACCAAGCTGGTCATTTTCGCTGCTCTCGTTATGGGAAGGCCGAGCGAGGAAGGCACAAATATCTTTGTTCATAAGAGATAGTTAGACGTTAATGTACATTCAACAAAAATAGTGTTAAATTGCAAACATAACTTTTTTAAGGTATTTTGAAAAATGCTATCAAGTAAAAGACTCTGCTTTCACTCGCTCTGCCAGAAGTGACTGCGCAAAATACTGCatcattttcataaaatagaatttccTATAGAAACGTTATTAATTTTTTAGGATCGTCGGAGGTGCTTTATTGTGTGTTGCATCATGCCCAGAGTTAGGTCTTTTTGCTACAGGATCATTTTGTAAAACTATATTAGTGTTTGATTCAAGATTATGCAAACCCATTATAAATTACCAACCACATAAAAGAGCAGTCATTAAACTGGCTATGAGTTCTCACTTTATTCTATCGGCTAGTGAGGACAGGACAGTGTCTATATGGGATCAAAGAGCAGGAAGAATTATGAAAAATGTCACGGTAAAAATgttaaagaataaaaagattaaATGTTCTACAAAAACATAGTCAAGATTTGCATAATTCAAAAGGAATGCTTTCTAGATTTCCCAAGAATCATTTCCTATGAGTATGTGCATGCAACGGGACATGATTTATGTAGGAGATGGTAGTGCAAAACTGCATGTACTTGATCCAAGAAATGATTTTAAACGTGTCAAATGTTACACCACCGAACATAAGAAAGGTATCAATGGTGTTCATTCTACACCTGGATGTTTGATCACGagttctatgga
Protein-coding regions in this window:
- the LOC117155381 gene encoding F-box/WD repeat-containing protein 9 isoform X1; its protein translation is MRIQGCVAHETKTVNNNTKMCDENESCTRIDTDQTNPQLSLSDLPVEIFLHICSFLDASTLVHGLSLVCKQFHQILNDNSLWKVRITKIWPDTGYPVLPPVEDDELFWKLSCVALEKQTSLWRKENVTMEKLSLDNVQYSTIDGLLLMQGGNICISGARDRSLVCWKLPTKENERESYTSIEFAHNGWIWDLAAIDNTVYSCSWDQSVKAWTLTSTGLAHFKTYEMIVGGALLCVASCPELGLFATGSFCKTILVFDSRLCKPIINYQPHKRAVIKLAMSSHFILSASEDRTVSIWDQRAGRIMKNVTISQESFPMSMCMQRDMIYVGDGSAKLHVLDPRNDFKRVKCYTTEHKKGINGVHSTPGCLITSSMDQTVRISSPTDPPQHLTTLKSSYGEIANTDYLNDVLAVSGTEGIEIWRPRSQIQYA
- the LOC117155381 gene encoding F-box/WD repeat-containing protein 9 isoform X2; the encoded protein is MRIQGCVAHETKTTKMCDENESCTRIDTDQTNPQLSLSDLPVEIFLHICSFLDASTLVHGLSLVCKQFHQILNDNSLWKVRITKIWPDTGYPVLPPVEDDELFWKLSCVALEKQTSLWRKENVTMEKLSLDNVQYSTIDGLLLMQGGNICISGARDRSLVCWKLPTKENERESYTSIEFAHNGWIWDLAAIDNTVYSCSWDQSVKAWTLTSTGLAHFKTYEMIVGGALLCVASCPELGLFATGSFCKTILVFDSRLCKPIINYQPHKRAVIKLAMSSHFILSASEDRTVSIWDQRAGRIMKNVTISQESFPMSMCMQRDMIYVGDGSAKLHVLDPRNDFKRVKCYTTEHKKGINGVHSTPGCLITSSMDQTVRISSPTDPPQHLTTLKSSYGEIANTDYLNDVLAVSGTEGIEIWRPRSQIQYA
- the LOC117155367 gene encoding riboflavin transporter 2; the encoded protein is MTDIAQVSNRCYKETYIVHFLIILFGISAWIGINGIFIQIPVLIATSPEGWTLPAYLVLAIQAANFGPLLYAILQYFQCKLNEPWLILCLLVSGTSAMGLLSFFYSEKIIIAGDEYCLVLYVLTFFNALVGCFSSVLFMPYFRNFNERCLTSYFIGEGLSGVLPSVIALIQGIGDTLECAILKNNSNIESPHSFDLYFPPNVYFLFISVILFLSLTAFAILEYFLDVQNTKQFHNTSSIVLNEKQANVSHDHYLNGTQKVDHYLINNDRHLTKQTQNYLFTLLGIFCFLSNGFFPSIQSYSCLPYGSIAYKLSITFAQFANPFVCLLAFWLKVSNVKVINFLSVICLIIGSFVTYLALMSPSPPLQATKLGIFLVIISWVILIGLTSYLKLIIVSVFRTTVLPNILFKAGVIMQIGSASGAIFSFITINFTNYFEMHDDCA
- the LOC117155373 gene encoding solute carrier family 52, riboflavin transporter, member 3-A: MNDKTQNMLSQKLSNRRLLVDLLALMFGLGAWIGVNGIYVQLPLLVNNAPEGWSLPAHMVMLVQFANLGPILYTLYIKYSKWACDKYITYVLLAAGALSTIILAFVYNKTTIIFGNEHSTALLSLMFVTAIVGCTSSVLFMPYMRNYREIYLVSYLVGEGLSGFVPSVVALIQGVGGNPECLNNTKAESTRVELTPYYPEPRFSSQTFFIFIGTLLFLCYLAFLGLNNLSIAIGERVKHPASMETLPTDTRAPPSYKTNSGWTMSKEVYSYLLIMMAVVCFLGNGTLPSIQSYSCLPYGNVAYHLTVTLSSMAGPLAMCLGFVIKMPKVSFLSGLMVILIALSGFVCFLAIESPTPPLQYSWVGEFLVVLSWILISGLIGFIKLGITTLFRPDPGRGLYYTGVATQVGSLVGAIITFVLVNHAKLFHSYSPCSMTSVH